A window of Hydrogenophilus thermoluteolus genomic DNA:
CCAAACTCACGGACGAACAGCTGAGCGCGATCGACGCGGTGCATTTGCGTTACACCAACCCCGCGCCGTAAGCGGACGTCGTCAATGCCCGCCGCCTGCAGCGGCAGGGGCGGGTGCAGACGCGTTCTGTCCGTTTGCAGGGCGCGCAAGCGATGGGATCAATGGCTCGTTGCGTTCCAAAGGCTTGGCGGTGACTTGCGGCTCGTTCGGGACGAGTTGTGCCGGAACGGTAGGGAGCTCTTTTTCCAGCAAATATTCGTTCATCTCCCGCCATCCCTCGTAGATCGCGGCTTTCTCCAAGTCGGGGTGCAGGTAGTAGCAATCTTCGAGCGAACGTCCGGAATGACGGCATGCCGCGCCAATCGCTTTCGCCTCGGCCTTGGCTTTGTTGGGGTTGGGAATTTCCAGCGCGTCGTAGAGGGCGTCGCAGCCACTCACAAGCGCAACGAATGCGAAGAGGAGGAGGCGCTTTGCGGACATGAAAAAACCTCCGGAACCGATCTGGTTGGGAGGTTATCATAAAAATTGTGGTGCCCAGGAGAGGACTCGAACCTCCACGCCTTGCGGCACTAGAACCTGAATCTAGCGCGTCTACCAATTCCGCCACCTGGGCAGGCAACGAAGTACGCTATTATACGAAGTGTAGGCCAGCTGTCAAGGCGCTGGCATGCAGTGACAAATTGTGGATACGAATGAGTAAACGATGACCGAGAAAAGAAAAAAAACTTCGCTTTCGCGACGTTCCCGTAACCGAAAAGCGCGTGACAACGGGGTGAAACCGTCCCGCACGCCTGAACGTACCCGTGATGGCCGTGATGCTCAGGCTCTTCATCGAACAAAACGGCTTGCGGCAACCCAAGAAGCGGCGCGCGCGGCACCGCTTGACGTCGACCGTTTGGCCGAGATTGCCGCAGCACTTCCCCCAATACGGCGTGCAGACCCGTTTTTGGCACGCGAAGTGTTGCGCTACGGGGACAATCCGCTACCCAGTCGCGAATACATCATCGAGACGCTGGAGCGTGCCGGGCGTCCGCTCAAAATGAGCGAGTTGGCGAGTGCGCTCGAAATTCGCCCCTTTGAACTCGCGCTCTTCGAACGCCGCGTCACGGCGATGGAGCGCGACGGCCAAATCTTGACCAACCGCCGTGGTGCACTGATTTTGCCGGAGAAAGCGGCGCTCATCCGCGGCCGTGTCCAGGGCCATCCCGACGGATTCGGTTTCGTGATCCCGGATGACGGTGGTCCCGACATCTTCTTGGGGCCCAAGGAGATGCGTGAGGTCTTGCACGGCGATCGTGTCATGGTGCGGGTCACGGGTCGTGACCCACGGGGGCGGCCCGAAGGCAAAATCGTCGAGGTGCTCGAACGGCGAACCACGCGGGTCGTAGGGCGCGTGATCGTCGAGCACGGCGTGATGCTGGTAGCGCCAGAGGATAAGCGCATCGCGCAAGATATTTTGATCGCGCCCGAAGCCGGTCGGCGATCGCGAAAACCCAAAGCAGCACCGGGAGACGTCGTCGTTGTCGAGATTGTCGAACCTCCCAGCAAATACGCGCAACCAATCGGCAAGATCGTCGAGGTGTTGGGGCGATACGACGATCCGGGAATGGAGATCGAGATCGCACTGCGCAAATTCGATCTGCCTTTCGTCTGGAGTTCGGCGGCCAAGGCGCAGACGCGGCGATTGCCCGATGCGGTTCGTCCCCATGACCAGAAAGGCCGTGAGGATTTGCGCCATCTGCCGTTCGTCACGATCGACGGCGAAAACGCCAAAGACTTCGACGACGCGGTCTTCTGCGAACGGGTGGGGAGAGGGTTTCGGCTCCTGGTTGCGATCGCCGACGTCGCGCACTATGTGAAACCGGAAACGCCGCTTGACCAAGAGGCTTACGAGCGAGGGAATTCGGTCTATTTTCCTCGTCGCGTAATTCCGATGTTGCCAGAAAAGCTCAGCAATGGGCTCTGTTCGTTGGTGCCGCGCGAAGACCGATTGGCAATGGTCTGCGAGATGTTCGTGTCGCCACGTGGCAAAGTGGAGCGCTACCGCTTCTTCCCTGCGGTGATCCATTCGCATGCCCGCTTGACCTACACGATCGTTGCCAAAGCGCTTTACGAAGGGGACAAAACGGCGCGCGAAACGGTCGCCGATTTGCTGCCCCATTTGGAAACGCTCGACGCGGTCTTTCGGGTACTGCTTGCAGCGCGCAAGCGGCGCGGTGCGATCGAATTCGAAACCACCGAAGTGGAGTTTCTCTTCGACGACAACGGCAAGATTCGTGGCGTCAAACCGGTGGTGCGTAACGACGCGCACCGGCTCATCGAAGAGTGTATGCTCGCCGCGAACGTCTGTGCGTCACAATTCTTGGCCGAGCACGAACACCCCACGCTCTATCGCGTCCATGAACCGCCAGACCCAGAAAAAATTGCCAAACTGCGTGAATTTCTGGCGGGATTTGGCATCGAGCTTCCGGGCGGGGACGAGCCGTCACCGAAAGACTTTACCCGGGTACTGGAAAAGATCGAAGGCCGGCCGGATGCGCCGCTCTTGCAGATGGTGATGCTGCGTTCGCTCAAACAGGCGCGTTATGCACCGGACAATGCCGGCCATTTCGGCTTGGCTTATCCCTGCTATACCCACTTCACTTCGCCGATTCGCCGCTACCCCGATCTGCTCGTGCACCGCGCGATCAAAGCAGTGCTTGCGGGCAGCCAATACACCCCAAGTCGACCGTGGGAAGAGATCGGTGCGCATTGCTCGATGACCGAACGGCGTGCGGACGAGGCAACGCGCGAGGTGATGAACTGGCTCAAGTGCTACTACATGCAGGAGCACATCGGGGAGGTTTATACCGGTACCGTTTCGGCTGTCGTTCCGTTCGGGCTCTTCGTCACACTGGACGAAGTCTTCGTCGAAGGGTTGGTCCATATTTCCGATCTTGGCGCCGACTACTTCCAGTACGACGAAGTGGGTCATGCGCTCGTTGGCGAACGGACGAAGGTTCGCTACCGTTTGGCCGATCGCGTCAAAGTGCAGGTGGCACGGGCCGATCTGGCGACGAGCAAAATCGATTTTCACCTCATCGAGCGACTGGAGGGCGACGCGTGAAGGCGCGCAGCGATCGGGAAACTGCGCTGGCGTACGGCTGGCACAGCGTGACGACGATGCTGCGTGTCGCGCCGCAACGCATCGTGCAACTCCATGTGGCAGTGGAGCGCAAAAGCGATGCGCGTGTGCAAGGCCTGATCCAGAAAGCCGAGGCAGCTTGCGTACCAGTGGCGTGGGTGGATCGCGCGTCGTTGACGAAGTTGGCGGGGCATGGCCACCATCAAGGCATAGTGGCGACCCTTGATCCGGACGTCCAGACGATCACGCTCGACGCCGTGCTACCCAATAGTGCGGATTACCCGAATCCGGTGGGGCGTCAGTTGCTCACGCCCCCCCTCTACCTGGTGCTCGATGGCGTGACCGACCCACACAACCTGGGGGCATGTTTGCGTACTGCGGACGCCGCTGGCGTACGTGCGGTGATCGTCCCCAAGGACCGTTCGGTGGGGATCACGCCGGTGGTACGTAAAGTCGCAAGTGGTGCGGCCGAAACCGTACCCGTCGTCTTCGTCACCAATCTGGCGCGGGCACTCGAGCAGCTCAAAGCGTCGGGCATTTGGGTCGTCGGCTTAGCGGGTGAGGGTGACCAGTGGCTCTTGGCGTGCGATCTTTCCGGCCCTTTAGCGCTCGTCTTGGGTGCCGAAGGGGAGGGGCTTCGTCAATTGACGCGTGAACGTTGCGATTTGCTGGCACGCCTGCCGATGCTCGGCGTCGTCGAGAGTCTCAATGTTTCCGTCGCCGCGGGGGTCGCCCTCTACGAAGTGGTTCGCCGACGTTTCCCTGTGCGCTAGGGTATTGCGCTTCTACTCAATACAGCATCGGTATGGCCGTCGAACGATGGCCATTTTTTCCGGGTATTGACAATAATGATTCTCATTATCTATAATGTTCTCGAATCAAGGAACAGGGAGTGGTCGCAGTGGCAAACCGAGCGCGGACCGGTGCCGAACGGGTTTCACAATGGGTCACCCTGATTGCAGCGGTGGTTGCGGTAACGCTGTCTGTGTTGGATTGGCTCTACTGGGGGCGCTAGTGACCTATAGCGGGTGCGTAGAAGGAGCGACAGGGAAGCGGATGGGGCAAACTGCATCGGCGCTTGGCCCAGATTTTGCACCAGAGGTTCTGTTCGCTGCGGTAATCGAGGGTGTGCCTGCGGTCGAATATCAACCCATTGTTCGTGTCGAAGATGGTGCAATCATTGGATACGAAGCATTGGCACGTTTTTCAGCATGGGGTCGGGCGATTCCGCCAGATCAGCTTTTTGCGGCGCTACATTGCAATCCAATGCTGCTTCACTACGCCGAATGGAAGTGCAAGGCGATTCAATTGGCGTTGGCACCCAAGAAAGGGCTTCTGTTCCTCAATTTGGAGCCCGACGCGTGGCATCAAGGTCAATGCGGAAATTGGGTGGACCCCTATCTCGAATTGTTTGCTGCGGCACGCGAACGGTTGGTGGTCGAAATTGACGAAAGTTGCCATCTTCATGCTGCAACCATCTCCGGAACCCTTGCCGAACGGTTGGCTGAACGGGGCATTGCGGTTGCCATTGACGATTTGACCCCAACGCACGGCATCGCATTGCGATCGCTATACCAATACGCGGCATTTCTCAAATTTGATCGCGCCTTTCTGAGAGAGGGGAGCAAACACAACCCCTTTTTCGAACATCTTTTCGCTGTGGCAAAAGAGAGTGGTGCCACTTTGGTATTGGAAGGCGTCGAGCGGGCGGAAGACCTTGCGTTCGCGGAAGCGCTCGGCTTCGATTGCGTCCAAGGGTTCTATTTCGCCGATCGGATCGTTCGAAAACAAGGGACGACACAGCTTTGGCGACGTTTGTGGCGTGAGCGCCGCGCGTGCACGGGCTGTCAGATGACGTGTGCTGTATGTGATGAGGAGGTGATAGATGGATAGATCCACTGCGTCCCTGCCGATGAGCAGCGTCATGGTCGGAGTACGAAAAGGGCGCAAACGGCTCTGGGAGTTGGAGGAAAAGCTCCTTTGTCCCGTGATTGGTTCCTGCCTGACCGTGGCCGAGGTGGCAAAGCTGTTGAAACGTTTTGGCTACGTCAGTGGCAAAACGCATGCATTCGAAGTGCATGTGACGGCGGTTGGTCTTGCGAAGACGCGTAACGAGGTCAGTGAACGATTGCACCGGCGGCTGGACGAGAAATGGCGTGTTGCGCTGACTCAGATTGCCCAAATCAAAAATGACGAAGCATTGTGCTCGTACTGGACCGAATCGTTTGCGCGCGGAGAAGTGGCGGGCGCTTTCTGGGCCGTGGTGACGCATCCCTCGGTTACGCCTGAGTTGGCCCACCGTTGTTACGAAGACCTTCATATGCTCTCGCACCAAATCGGTGCTGGGCTAGCTGCAGATGTGCGCAGACTCAAATGGCTCGAGGAAGAACGGACCCGTCTTGTGCAAGAGAACCAAAAACTTCAGACGCGTGTCCATGACCTTTCCCAACAGCTGGGCGAGCGGGCTCAAGCTTTACTGAACCT
This region includes:
- the rnr gene encoding ribonuclease R, whose product is MTEKRKKTSLSRRSRNRKARDNGVKPSRTPERTRDGRDAQALHRTKRLAATQEAARAAPLDVDRLAEIAAALPPIRRADPFLAREVLRYGDNPLPSREYIIETLERAGRPLKMSELASALEIRPFELALFERRVTAMERDGQILTNRRGALILPEKAALIRGRVQGHPDGFGFVIPDDGGPDIFLGPKEMREVLHGDRVMVRVTGRDPRGRPEGKIVEVLERRTTRVVGRVIVEHGVMLVAPEDKRIAQDILIAPEAGRRSRKPKAAPGDVVVVEIVEPPSKYAQPIGKIVEVLGRYDDPGMEIEIALRKFDLPFVWSSAAKAQTRRLPDAVRPHDQKGREDLRHLPFVTIDGENAKDFDDAVFCERVGRGFRLLVAIADVAHYVKPETPLDQEAYERGNSVYFPRRVIPMLPEKLSNGLCSLVPREDRLAMVCEMFVSPRGKVERYRFFPAVIHSHARLTYTIVAKALYEGDKTARETVADLLPHLETLDAVFRVLLAARKRRGAIEFETTEVEFLFDDNGKIRGVKPVVRNDAHRLIEECMLAANVCASQFLAEHEHPTLYRVHEPPDPEKIAKLREFLAGFGIELPGGDEPSPKDFTRVLEKIEGRPDAPLLQMVMLRSLKQARYAPDNAGHFGLAYPCYTHFTSPIRRYPDLLVHRAIKAVLAGSQYTPSRPWEEIGAHCSMTERRADEATREVMNWLKCYYMQEHIGEVYTGTVSAVVPFGLFVTLDEVFVEGLVHISDLGADYFQYDEVGHALVGERTKVRYRLADRVKVQVARADLATSKIDFHLIERLEGDA
- the rlmB gene encoding 23S rRNA (guanosine(2251)-2'-O)-methyltransferase RlmB; translated protein: MLRVAPQRIVQLHVAVERKSDARVQGLIQKAEAACVPVAWVDRASLTKLAGHGHHQGIVATLDPDVQTITLDAVLPNSADYPNPVGRQLLTPPLYLVLDGVTDPHNLGACLRTADAAGVRAVIVPKDRSVGITPVVRKVASGAAETVPVVFVTNLARALEQLKASGIWVVGLAGEGDQWLLACDLSGPLALVLGAEGEGLRQLTRERCDLLARLPMLGVVESLNVSVAAGVALYEVVRRRFPVR
- a CDS encoding EAL domain-containing protein codes for the protein MGQTASALGPDFAPEVLFAAVIEGVPAVEYQPIVRVEDGAIIGYEALARFSAWGRAIPPDQLFAALHCNPMLLHYAEWKCKAIQLALAPKKGLLFLNLEPDAWHQGQCGNWVDPYLELFAAARERLVVEIDESCHLHAATISGTLAERLAERGIAVAIDDLTPTHGIALRSLYQYAAFLKFDRAFLREGSKHNPFFEHLFAVAKESGATLVLEGVERAEDLAFAEALGFDCVQGFYFADRIVRKQGTTQLWRRLWRERRACTGCQMTCAVCDEEVIDG